The nucleotide sequence TCCAGTCGACCTTCCAGCGCTTCTTCCTTCTGTTCCATTTCCTGCTTTCGCAACTTTCGTTCACGAGTGGCAGCCAGTGCGCCCAGCCCAAAATAAGAGATCAAACCAAATACGCCCATCATCAGATAGGTACTGTCTGCGGGAAGAGAAGAGGTCGTTCCCGTCGCCATGCCGAGTACAAAGATACTGATAATCAGGATCGAAGTGTGGCTCAGTAAGGGGCGTGTGCCTGTTTCTGCGAATGATCTTTTTCTAGAATGCGTCATTAGAGAAGTCAGTCCCGGGATGATTCGAAGTGGGGAATCGATACAATTTGGGCCTTAACGACTGACCCTGTTCCCTTGAGCAATCTGGATCTGCTCACCTAAACTTAGTTCGTTTCCTGGAGTGGGTCAAAAAAAAGAAGGCATTTCATCCCTTTTTTGGAAAATGTGGTTGATCGACAACCGATTTTCAGCGAGTTTTGTTAGCACATTCGGTCTTGCCATTAAAATCGCTATTTAAATAACATCTGTTTCAGGAGTTGAGAGCGTCAGTGAAAATTGCTTTGGCCCAATTGAACCCGACTGTCGGCGATCTGTCCGGCAATTGTCAGAAAATTCTGGAAACAGTGAATCGCGCAGAACAGTCTGGCGTTGATCTGGTTCTTTTCCCGGAACTGGTTCTCTGCGGCTACCCGCCCAAGGATATTTTACTCAGAGAAGGTTTTATTGAGGCCTGTGATCATGCTGTAGACCGACTGGCAGCACAGTTGAATCCTGATATCGGCGTTGTGATTGGTCATCCTACAGGACGCGATCTTCCTCAAGGACGCATCGCCAATGCGGCCAGTCTCCTGTTTCAGGGAAAAATCGATTCTCAAATTCATAAATTACTGCTGCCCAATTATGATGTTTTCGATGAGCAACGCTATTTTCGTCATGCAGATCTGAAGCAGATAAAACCTGTATCATTCCGGGAGTTGAAGCTGGGTTTGCATATTTGTGAAGATGCCTGGTGGGGGCAGGCGGATACCTTCTATCATAATCAGCCATTTGAGCTTCCGGATCCAGTCAAAATTCTCGCGGAAGCCGGCTCCGATTTACTGGTCAATATTTCTGCCAGTCCCTTCGAGATAGATAAACGAAAGCGGCGCGGAGAGATTGTTGGTGCGCATCGGGATCGATACTCGATTCCCTACCTGTTTGTGAATCAGGTCGGGGGAAATGACGATCTGGTGTTTGACGGTCATAGTTTTGTAATGGATGCTGCCGGTGACCTGGTATTGCAGATGCCAGGGTTTCGAGAAGACCTCCAGTTTTATGAGACAGGCCAGTCCGTCGACAGAGGACCAGGGGAAAGTGATGATCTATCCCGTGAAGAACAGCTTTTTGAAGCATTGGTCCTTGGTCTGCGCGACTATATACAGAAGTGTGGATTTACAGATTGTGTATTGGGACTGTCTGGTGGAATCGACAGTGCGCTGGCCTGCGCAATTGCTGCAGAAGCGATCGGACCAGAGCGGGTGCACGCCCTACTGCTCCCCAGTCGATACAGCAGCGATCATAGTGTAGCTGACTCACTGGAGCTGGCAGAAAATCTGGGGCTCGACTATGAGACGATCCCCATTGATTCAGTTCATCTTGCCTTTGAGAATCTTCCGGTGATTGGCGATGACTTGAAACTTGAACCAGCCGGACTGGCGGACCAGAATTTACAGGCACGCATCAGGGGAGCGAATGTGATGGTCCGCAGCAATCAGCATGGCTGGATGGCATTGGCGACAGGAAACAAGAGTGAACTGGCCATGGGCTATTGCACCCTGTATGGGGATATGGCGGGCGGGTTTGCTGTACTGAGTGATGTATTCAAGTGCGACGTCTATCGAGTCGCCCGGTATGTGAATCAGAGAGCGGGAAGAATTGTGATACCGGAAAACATTCTCGAAAAAGCTCCGAGTGCTGAGCTGGCCCCAAATCAAGTCGACCAGGATTCACTACCCCCTTACGACTTACTGGATGGAATTCTGAAAGGTCTGATTGAGGACGAACGTTCGGTGAAGAGTCTGTCGAAGGAATACCCTCCGGAAACCGTGCGCTGGGTGGCTGGACGACTGGATCGCAATGAATTCAAACGACGACAGATGCCACCGGGGATTAAGCTCTCTGCCCGTGCGTTCGGTTCCGGGCGCCGCATGCCGATGGCTGCCCGTTTTCAATGGGATGAAGAATAATTAAATTGAAGAAATGCCCCCTGACTCCGCAGGAATAAACGATGAAAAACTATCTCTGGATTCTGATTACGGTACTATTATTCGTCAGCTGTGGTCATCGAGGGCAGGCAGCCAATCCCGCACATCTGCCTTTCTCTTCACCGGAATCGGCGGGCATGGATGCCGGACGGCTGGCGCTGATTGATTTTGTCGTGCAACGAGGATTGGAACGTGATTCCATGCCCGGTGCAGTCGTACTGGTGGGCTACCAGGGAAAAGTCGTTTTTCTTAAAGCGTATGGTGATCGACAGGTCCAGCCTGAAAAAGTGGCGATGACTACGGATACCGTGTTTGATATGGCGTCACTGACCAAACCCGTTGCAACAGCAACGAGCATCATGCAACTGATCGAACAGGGCAAAGTACAACTCAGTGATCCTGTCGCAAAATATATCCCTGAATTTGCCGTCAATGGAAAGCAGGACATCACTGTCTATCAACTGTTAACACACCAGGGGGGATTGATTCCCGATAATTCCATCAAGGATTATCAGGATGGCCCGGAAAAGGCGCTGCAGCGTATTTATGACCTGAAGTTATATTACGAGCCCGGAACCCGCTTTGCCTATACCGACGTTGGTTTTATTCTACTGGGTGATATTGTAAAACGCGTGACGGGGCAGTCGGTGCATGAATATTCGCAGAAACATATTTATCAGCCACTGGGTATGACTGAAACAGGCTATCTCCCGGCAGCGGAATTGAGGCAGCGTGCCGCGACCACTCAACAGCGCGAAGGGCGCTGGATGCAGGGCGAGGTACACGACCCACGGGCCTATAAACTGGATGGCGTCGCTGGACATGCTGGTCTGTTTTCGACCGCCGAAGATCTGGCCATCTATGCTCAAGCACTGTTGAATCAGGGACGTTCTGGAAAGAAACAGGTCTTGAAACCAGAGACAGTCGATTTGATGACCAGGGGTTACCAGGTCGTCGACATTAAACGGGGACTGGGCTGGGATGTTCTTTCGGGTTATTCTTCGAATCGGGGAGACCTCTTTTCCCGTCAGGCGTTCGGGCATGGTGGCTTTACCGGTACCGCGCTCTGGATCGACCCGGCACAGGACCTGTTTGTGATTTTTCTCAGTAATCGAGTGCACCCGGACGGGAAAGGTTCCATCAACTCGCTGGCAGGACGCATCGGTACCATTGCGGCAGCGGCCATCAGTCCTGCAGCAGTCCCGCAGCCTGCTTCGGATGCTTCATCGAGTGACAGTCTGAATGTTTTAACTGGCGTAGACGTACTGCAGGGAGAACAGTTTAAATCACTAAAAGGCCTGCGAGTCGGCTTGATTACCAACCACACAGGGCTGACCCGGGATGGAAAAAGTACCGTACAGATATTGAATGATGCTCCTGAGGTCAATTTGAAGACTCTCTTCAGTCCCGAACATGGCTTCGCGGGCAAGCTGGATGTGTCGAAGATCGGTGACAGCACCGATCAAAAAACGGGCCTGAAGATATTCAGCCTGTATGGTAAAACCCGCACTCCCACACCGGAAAGTTTGCAGGATCTGGATGTGCTCGTGTTTGATATCCAGGATGTGGGTGCCCGGTTTTATACCTATATTTCTACCATGGGAAATGCGATGCGAGCCGCAAAGCAGCAGGGGATTCGCTTTGTCGTACTCGATCGCCCGAATCCGATCAATGGAATGATATTTTCCGGACCGGTTCTGGATGAAGTTTCACAGTCGTTCGTAGGCTTTCATCGTATTCCCGTTCGTCATGGCATGACTGCCGGGGAACTGGCTCGGATGTTTAATACGGAAATGAAAATCGGCGCCGACCTGCAGGTGATTCGCATGCAGAACTGGAAACGCGAAATGTACTACGATGAAACCGGTTTGACCTGGGTGAATCCCTCACCCAATATGCGGAGTCTGAATGAAGCAGTGCTCTATCCCGGAATCGGACTGCTGGAGACGACGAATCTGTCGGTCGGGCGTGGGACGGATACTCCCTTTGAATGGATTGGTGCTCCCTGGCTCGACGGAGTGCAACTGGCCCGGGAATTGAATCGCTCGGGGCTGCCGGGGATACGATTCGTGCCTGTTCAGTTCACACCCGCATCCAGTAAGTATGCTGATGAATTATGTGGCGGCGTGAATTTCATTGTGACTGATCGACAGCGGTTTCAGTCTGTAGAGACCGGTCTGGAGATTGCCTGTCAGCTACGCAGATTGTATCCGGAGCGTTGGGAAACAAAATCGTTTAATCGTCTGTTGGGAAATCAGAGCGTATTTGATGCCATTGTTGCCGGTAAATCGATCGCGCAGGTTCAGGCCCTGTATCAACAGGATCTGGCC is from Gimesia maris and encodes:
- a CDS encoding exo-beta-N-acetylmuramidase NamZ domain-containing protein, which encodes MKNYLWILITVLLFVSCGHRGQAANPAHLPFSSPESAGMDAGRLALIDFVVQRGLERDSMPGAVVLVGYQGKVVFLKAYGDRQVQPEKVAMTTDTVFDMASLTKPVATATSIMQLIEQGKVQLSDPVAKYIPEFAVNGKQDITVYQLLTHQGGLIPDNSIKDYQDGPEKALQRIYDLKLYYEPGTRFAYTDVGFILLGDIVKRVTGQSVHEYSQKHIYQPLGMTETGYLPAAELRQRAATTQQREGRWMQGEVHDPRAYKLDGVAGHAGLFSTAEDLAIYAQALLNQGRSGKKQVLKPETVDLMTRGYQVVDIKRGLGWDVLSGYSSNRGDLFSRQAFGHGGFTGTALWIDPAQDLFVIFLSNRVHPDGKGSINSLAGRIGTIAAAAISPAAVPQPASDASSSDSLNVLTGVDVLQGEQFKSLKGLRVGLITNHTGLTRDGKSTVQILNDAPEVNLKTLFSPEHGFAGKLDVSKIGDSTDQKTGLKIFSLYGKTRTPTPESLQDLDVLVFDIQDVGARFYTYISTMGNAMRAAKQQGIRFVVLDRPNPINGMIFSGPVLDEVSQSFVGFHRIPVRHGMTAGELARMFNTEMKIGADLQVIRMQNWKREMYYDETGLTWVNPSPNMRSLNEAVLYPGIGLLETTNLSVGRGTDTPFEWIGAPWLDGVQLARELNRSGLPGIRFVPVQFTPASSKYADELCGGVNFIVTDRQRFQSVETGLEIACQLRRLYPERWETKSFNRLLGNQSVFDAIVAGKSIAQVQALYQQDLAEFGFRRARYLLY
- a CDS encoding NAD+ synthase yields the protein MKIALAQLNPTVGDLSGNCQKILETVNRAEQSGVDLVLFPELVLCGYPPKDILLREGFIEACDHAVDRLAAQLNPDIGVVIGHPTGRDLPQGRIANAASLLFQGKIDSQIHKLLLPNYDVFDEQRYFRHADLKQIKPVSFRELKLGLHICEDAWWGQADTFYHNQPFELPDPVKILAEAGSDLLVNISASPFEIDKRKRRGEIVGAHRDRYSIPYLFVNQVGGNDDLVFDGHSFVMDAAGDLVLQMPGFREDLQFYETGQSVDRGPGESDDLSREEQLFEALVLGLRDYIQKCGFTDCVLGLSGGIDSALACAIAAEAIGPERVHALLLPSRYSSDHSVADSLELAENLGLDYETIPIDSVHLAFENLPVIGDDLKLEPAGLADQNLQARIRGANVMVRSNQHGWMALATGNKSELAMGYCTLYGDMAGGFAVLSDVFKCDVYRVARYVNQRAGRIVIPENILEKAPSAELAPNQVDQDSLPPYDLLDGILKGLIEDERSVKSLSKEYPPETVRWVAGRLDRNEFKRRQMPPGIKLSARAFGSGRRMPMAARFQWDEE